From one Pedobacter faecalis genomic stretch:
- a CDS encoding bacteriocin fulvocin C-related protein, whose protein sequence is MIINKFIKITIAICCVCVLLGCAKDESNLSGFEPTKQSVATLQKIQRLQGFEEARIAYASLSQNERHSLWMTKLQLAIESNKYNSNQVKLIKDIMKSLKIDFFRKGEYKEVFKTAILPDWIERSKSIFTKDEIYNLLFTLENSNGANFSISSSGDEQLPACHCARGSNWTCYLGGGNFANCWVLVAYDCVTQSTGCGAFMDDECDGNFCTN, encoded by the coding sequence ATGATAATAAATAAATTTATAAAAATCACAATTGCAATATGTTGTGTCTGCGTATTATTAGGCTGTGCCAAAGACGAATCGAATTTATCCGGATTCGAGCCTACGAAACAGTCTGTAGCTACTCTACAAAAAATACAACGGTTACAGGGATTTGAAGAAGCAAGAATCGCTTACGCTTCTCTTTCCCAAAACGAACGCCATAGTTTATGGATGACAAAACTCCAATTAGCTATTGAAAGTAATAAATACAACTCGAATCAAGTCAAATTAATTAAGGACATAATGAAAAGCCTAAAAATAGACTTTTTCCGTAAGGGAGAATATAAAGAGGTTTTCAAGACTGCCATACTACCGGATTGGATTGAGAGAAGTAAATCGATTTTTACCAAAGATGAAATTTATAACCTATTGTTCACCCTCGAAAATAGTAACGGTGCCAATTTCTCCATCTCATCAAGTGGAGACGAACAATTACCAGCATGTCACTGCGCTAGAGGATCGAATTGGACTTGTTATTTAGGAGGAGGTAATTTTGCTAATTGCTGGGTATTAGTTGCCTATGATTGCGTTACGCAGAGTACAGGCTGCGGGGCTTTTATGGATGACGAATGTGATGGAAACTTTTGTACAAATTAA
- a CDS encoding bacteriocin fulvocin C-related protein, whose translation METFVQINLTMIRFKLYFIFVLSCIFVSCKENEIYDPELNKPFLTGKAITNKLNTITLSVERNLIFATLSPEEKLNFWLTKFKKMQSSALNTAQKRAIGELIDMLSIQVFTPGDVKEVFQQVKIPNWIERQKSVFTDIQIHTLLFTYDDAVKESNLNSSGSEQYEDCHCAVGARYTCVRYTFPGVQYGDCQKQGECLRAPNGCGALMDNECDGNKCEY comes from the coding sequence ATGGAAACTTTTGTACAAATTAACTTAACCATGATTCGATTTAAATTATATTTTATCTTTGTTCTATCTTGCATCTTTGTATCGTGTAAGGAAAACGAAATTTACGATCCAGAATTAAATAAGCCTTTTCTAACTGGAAAGGCAATTACAAACAAATTAAATACCATTACACTTTCTGTGGAACGGAATTTGATCTTCGCGACATTATCTCCTGAAGAAAAATTGAATTTCTGGTTGACTAAATTTAAAAAAATGCAATCTTCAGCCCTTAACACGGCACAAAAAAGGGCAATAGGTGAACTGATAGACATGTTATCAATACAAGTTTTCACTCCTGGAGACGTAAAAGAAGTATTTCAACAGGTTAAGATCCCAAATTGGATCGAACGGCAAAAATCCGTTTTCACAGATATACAGATTCACACGCTACTGTTTACGTATGATGATGCGGTTAAAGAGAGTAACCTAAATTCATCAGGTTCCGAACAGTATGAAGACTGTCACTGCGCTGTAGGAGCAAGGTATACCTGTGTAAGATATACGTTTCCAGGAGTACAATATGGAGACTGTCAAAAGCAAGGCGAGTGTCTGCGTGCGCCAAACGGATGTGGGGCACTTATGGACAATGAGTGTGATGGTAATAAGTGTGAATATTAA
- a CDS encoding DUF1573 domain-containing protein: protein MTLTRFLMVSLISTTTLQLACKQTKADTQPAMAEIKSKEYHFKTIKYPDSVNAHFTLRNIGKNDLLVKAVETSCGCTVASITKDSIPAKDSAIVAVTFKPDSNQVGYIRKSVVLKLNTEDIFHVVYISGNVD, encoded by the coding sequence ATGACATTGACTCGCTTTTTAATGGTATCATTGATATCCACGACCACTTTACAACTTGCTTGTAAACAAACCAAAGCCGATACTCAGCCAGCGATGGCGGAAATAAAATCTAAAGAGTATCATTTTAAGACGATAAAATATCCTGATTCGGTAAATGCACATTTCACTCTCCGAAATATTGGTAAAAACGATCTTCTTGTGAAAGCTGTTGAAACAAGTTGTGGGTGTACGGTTGCTTCAATCACGAAGGATTCCATACCTGCTAAAGATTCCGCCATAGTTGCGGTGACTTTCAAGCCAGACAGCAACCAGGTTGGTTACATTAGAAAATCGGTGGTGTTGAAATTAAACACTGAAGACATTTTCCATGTTGTTTACATCTCTGGTAACGTTGATTAA
- a CDS encoding O-antigen ligase family protein, with translation MSIFGVLLSSVIFSTSLPNGFVFTKEIYLAILIGFTLFAYINTTQTYHFNQIDILVILLFSFSIIKGFFTTSTTGFHLCLRLCFLLFYISIACSDKKKKISNVVYYVIAIFFIIQVAIGVIQNFTFNSDALKVKGFFFNSGPFMIYTSALSFFVYPILFSHRERLRIRIRMALVLAVFILLAAQSDSRTSWLGLLVVIVLVLATYPPLVKKLRNKLCKRLFLLTAILLLFGICLLLYNYKIQSSIGRLFIWKNSWEVIKQNMLLGVGHGNFDVSYFEEQSSHFMKSITFSEVAGDVRFAFCDYLQIMAEEGIVGFILFLCIIIVILKRWQSVNRVVQSSRLLGFENALFCSFLFLVISSASSYPLQVIEINVLFWVLVALISRNAKCPYCFEFKTNSVGVWCVYPLFITSILLSLARVDAFLYVRSLTRSPSQSHELAESKVSILSSMKTYVSDDPNFALLLANMYIERRRYRDAIGVLMKCLSHHPEKECFYKLAEIYEMLQEYQKSEKTYYKVVHAYPHLLYPKYLLAMFYYRTGQTNQWQVLGREILYFKPKVYSDVIINIKSDIGQKMATSNSGRP, from the coding sequence ATGAGCATATTTGGCGTTTTATTATCTTCAGTTATTTTTTCAACGTCACTACCAAATGGTTTTGTATTCACGAAAGAAATTTACTTAGCCATTTTGATAGGTTTTACGTTGTTTGCATATATAAACACTACACAAACATATCATTTTAACCAGATCGACATCTTAGTCATATTGTTGTTCTCTTTTTCAATTATTAAGGGATTTTTTACAACTTCGACAACTGGATTTCATCTATGCTTAAGATTGTGCTTTCTTCTTTTCTATATTTCTATTGCCTGCTCTGACAAAAAAAAGAAAATTTCTAATGTAGTATATTACGTCATTGCGATATTCTTTATTATCCAAGTGGCAATCGGTGTTATACAAAATTTTACATTTAATAGTGATGCTCTGAAAGTAAAGGGTTTTTTTTTCAATTCGGGACCTTTTATGATATACACATCTGCATTATCTTTCTTTGTCTATCCGATACTTTTTTCCCATAGAGAAAGGCTGCGCATTAGAATCAGAATGGCCCTGGTTTTAGCGGTATTCATTCTGCTAGCGGCACAATCTGACTCAAGAACATCTTGGTTGGGTCTGCTAGTTGTAATAGTTCTGGTTTTAGCCACCTATCCACCATTAGTAAAAAAGCTTAGAAATAAATTATGCAAACGCCTATTTCTTCTCACTGCTATTTTGTTGTTATTCGGAATTTGTCTGCTTTTATATAACTATAAAATTCAGTCATCAATAGGCCGTTTGTTTATTTGGAAAAACTCGTGGGAAGTTATTAAACAAAATATGTTATTAGGTGTCGGGCATGGTAATTTTGATGTATCTTATTTTGAAGAACAGTCTAGCCATTTTATGAAATCGATAACCTTTTCAGAAGTTGCTGGAGATGTAAGATTTGCATTTTGCGATTATTTGCAGATCATGGCTGAGGAAGGCATTGTGGGTTTCATTTTATTTTTGTGTATCATAATAGTGATCCTAAAACGCTGGCAATCTGTTAATCGAGTGGTTCAAAGCTCTCGTTTATTAGGCTTCGAAAACGCACTTTTCTGCTCGTTCTTATTTCTAGTAATTTCATCGGCTTCTTCATACCCCCTTCAGGTGATAGAAATCAACGTATTATTTTGGGTTTTGGTAGCTTTGATTTCACGAAACGCTAAATGTCCATATTGCTTTGAGTTCAAGACTAATTCTGTGGGCGTGTGGTGTGTTTATCCACTCTTCATAACTTCCATACTTTTGTCTTTGGCCAGGGTCGATGCTTTTCTGTATGTACGTTCGTTAACACGCAGTCCGTCCCAGAGTCACGAACTTGCCGAGAGCAAAGTAAGCATTTTAAGTTCGATGAAAACATATGTCTCCGATGACCCTAATTTCGCTTTATTATTAGCAAATATGTATATCGAACGACGAAGGTATCGCGACGCAATAGGTGTATTGATGAAATGCCTTTCTCACCATCCTGAAAAAGAGTGCTTTTATAAATTAGCCGAAATATATGAGATGCTTCAGGAATATCAAAAATCTGAAAAAACATACTACAAGGTAGTGCATGCGTATCCACACCTCTTGTATCCTAAATATTTGCTCGCGATGTTTTATTATAGGACGGGACAGACAAATCAATGGCAAGTCCTTGGACGCGAAATTCTCTATTTCAAGCCCAAGGTTTATTCCGATGTCATTATTAATATAAAGTCAGATATTGGACAAAAAATGGCAACTTCGAACTCCGGGCGCCCTTAA
- the map gene encoding type I methionyl aminopeptidase — MSISTEEELKGMQEISEAVAHTLKLMREHAAPGMSTKELDDFGGEILNKLGAKSAPRLTYDFPGWTCISVNNVVAHGIPVADKILREGDLINIDVSAELNGFWSDNGGSFVLGEDINNYLPLVEASKTILQKAISQIKGGVKIADIGKLIETEARKRGYTVIKNLAGHGVGRSLHEEPHDILNYYDRYVTGRFRKNSVVAVETFISTASTIAEQQSDGWTLLGNKGGFVAQHEHTIIVTDGMPTILTAANGIWN, encoded by the coding sequence ATGTCTATATCAACAGAAGAGGAACTGAAGGGTATGCAGGAGATCAGCGAAGCCGTTGCGCATACGCTGAAACTGATGCGTGAACACGCAGCGCCCGGCATGAGTACTAAGGAATTGGACGACTTTGGCGGCGAAATACTCAACAAGCTTGGCGCTAAGTCGGCACCGCGACTAACCTACGATTTCCCGGGCTGGACCTGCATCAGTGTAAATAACGTGGTAGCTCATGGCATTCCCGTAGCTGATAAAATACTCCGGGAGGGCGATCTCATCAACATAGATGTCTCCGCCGAACTTAACGGATTCTGGTCGGACAATGGCGGATCATTCGTATTGGGCGAGGACATCAACAATTACCTGCCCCTGGTGGAGGCCTCTAAAACAATACTTCAGAAAGCCATCTCCCAGATCAAGGGTGGTGTTAAAATTGCTGATATAGGCAAGCTGATTGAAACCGAGGCCCGCAAGCGGGGTTATACGGTTATTAAGAATCTGGCCGGACATGGGGTGGGCCGTAGTCTGCATGAAGAGCCGCACGATATCCTCAATTATTACGACCGCTACGTAACCGGACGTTTCCGCAAAAACAGCGTCGTAGCCGTAGAAACCTTCATCTCTACCGCATCTACTATTGCCGAGCAGCAGTCGGACGGCTGGACCCTTCTAGGCAATAAGGGCGGCTTTGTAGCCCAACACGAGCATACCATTATCGTAACCGACGGTATGCCTACCATCCTTACTGCGGCCAACGGCATCTGGAATTAG
- a CDS encoding heavy metal translocating P-type ATPase: MDNSITTSVEATKTAAQCFHCGETLSAKTYRLADKTFCCEGCRMVYEILSANNLGNYYAYNDRPGSTRLKPVANFDYLDVEQVISELVDYRDERISIITLYIPAIHCSSCIWLLEHLYQLDGGIVKSRIDFLKKTVSITFRNENTSLKKVVEMLATIGYEPLISLQDMVKEKQADRSERRLVTKIAVAGFCFGNVMLLSFPDYFGMAAFEREYANFFGWLNLGFSLPVVFYSGRDYFSSAWTNLRAKRLNLDFPLALGIAVMFIRSIYEIVLQTGAGFVDTLCGLVFFLLVGKWMQQRTFHHISFERDYRSYFPVAVTALNEGVAVSKPLAALKTGDRIMVRSMEIIPADAMLLKGDAQVDFSFVTGESEPVSKVLGEVIYAGGRQLSGSIELEVIKPVSQSYLTQLWNNDAFVKTREGIRTFSDTASKYFSVVLLLVAFGSAGFWIYFGEPDKALAAFTAVLIIACPCALALSSPFTLAAAISIFDKNGFYLKNTAVVEELARIDTFVFDKTGTITSPDAASLSFSGQLSPLQQQMVCDLARNSGHPLSRELTRHLNKEALYNADHYTEKIGRGISGTINGNHVKLGSSAFLGLPLKNSPAGSSIHVMINDEYLGQFTIRQQWRRGFKSLVQNLGRWADLHLLSGDKSHEKSSLVPFFESASKLHFDQSPQDKLDYIAALQDKGKKVLMFGDGLNDSGALKQSDLGIAVTDNINNFSPGCDAVLDGASFEKIPAFVQQAKDAVKVIHMSFAISLAYNVAGLSFAVQGMLSPLIAAILMPVSTVTIIIFTTLSVRAFARKNALL; this comes from the coding sequence ATGGACAACAGTATAACGACCTCTGTTGAGGCAACAAAAACGGCAGCACAATGTTTTCATTGCGGCGAAACGCTGAGCGCAAAAACTTACCGGCTGGCCGACAAAACCTTTTGCTGTGAAGGATGCAGGATGGTGTACGAAATATTATCAGCCAACAACCTGGGCAACTATTATGCATATAACGACCGGCCCGGCTCAACGCGGCTTAAACCCGTAGCGAACTTTGACTATCTGGACGTAGAGCAGGTGATTTCGGAACTGGTCGACTACCGCGATGAGCGGATCAGCATTATTACGCTTTACATTCCGGCTATACACTGCAGTTCCTGCATCTGGTTGCTCGAACACCTGTACCAGCTTGACGGAGGCATTGTAAAGTCGAGAATAGATTTCCTCAAGAAGACGGTCAGTATCACCTTCCGGAACGAAAACACTTCCTTGAAAAAGGTGGTAGAAATGCTGGCGACTATTGGCTATGAACCGCTGATCAGTCTGCAGGACATGGTAAAGGAAAAGCAGGCCGACCGCTCTGAACGGCGGTTGGTGACTAAAATAGCTGTGGCCGGGTTTTGCTTTGGTAACGTGATGCTGCTGAGCTTTCCGGATTACTTTGGGATGGCTGCGTTTGAGCGGGAGTATGCGAACTTCTTTGGCTGGCTTAACCTGGGTTTTTCATTGCCGGTCGTGTTTTACAGCGGGCGCGACTACTTCAGTTCGGCATGGACCAACCTCAGAGCCAAACGGCTTAACCTTGATTTCCCGCTTGCGCTGGGTATCGCGGTAATGTTTATCCGTTCCATCTACGAGATTGTACTGCAAACCGGGGCCGGCTTTGTGGATACGCTATGTGGACTGGTCTTCTTCCTCCTGGTGGGAAAATGGATGCAGCAAAGGACTTTCCATCATATCTCCTTTGAACGGGACTACCGCTCCTATTTTCCGGTTGCCGTTACGGCCTTAAACGAAGGTGTAGCGGTATCGAAACCTTTGGCAGCGTTGAAGACAGGCGACCGCATTATGGTGCGAAGCATGGAGATCATTCCTGCTGATGCGATGCTGCTGAAAGGCGACGCGCAGGTGGATTTCAGTTTTGTAACAGGTGAATCAGAACCGGTAAGTAAAGTGCTCGGTGAAGTGATTTACGCAGGCGGAAGACAGTTATCGGGTTCAATCGAACTGGAGGTGATCAAGCCGGTATCTCAAAGCTACCTAACCCAGCTCTGGAATAACGATGCTTTTGTGAAGACACGTGAGGGCATCCGGACATTCAGCGATACGGCAAGCAAATATTTTAGTGTGGTACTCCTCCTTGTTGCCTTTGGTTCCGCAGGCTTCTGGATATATTTTGGGGAGCCGGACAAGGCGCTTGCTGCATTTACGGCAGTGCTTATTATTGCCTGCCCTTGTGCGCTAGCGCTGAGTTCGCCCTTCACACTGGCAGCAGCGATCAGCATATTCGACAAGAACGGATTCTACCTCAAAAACACGGCTGTGGTAGAGGAACTGGCACGGATAGACACATTTGTATTCGACAAGACCGGTACAATTACCAGTCCCGATGCGGCTTCGCTGTCGTTCAGCGGACAGCTAAGCCCCTTGCAGCAGCAGATGGTGTGCGACCTGGCCCGTAACTCCGGCCACCCCCTTAGCAGGGAACTTACACGCCATTTAAATAAGGAGGCATTATATAATGCGGATCATTATACGGAAAAAATCGGCAGAGGTATCAGTGGAACGATCAATGGAAATCATGTAAAATTGGGAAGTTCTGCATTCCTTGGTCTTCCACTGAAAAACTCTCCGGCTGGCAGCAGCATCCATGTGATGATTAATGATGAATATTTGGGCCAGTTTACCATCAGACAGCAGTGGCGCCGTGGATTCAAAAGTCTGGTGCAGAACCTGGGCCGCTGGGCAGACCTCCATTTGTTGTCGGGCGACAAAAGCCATGAAAAAAGCAGTCTGGTGCCTTTCTTTGAAAGCGCATCTAAACTACACTTCGATCAGAGTCCGCAAGACAAACTGGATTACATCGCTGCCTTGCAGGACAAAGGAAAAAAGGTGCTGATGTTTGGCGATGGACTAAACGATTCGGGTGCGCTGAAACAGAGTGATCTGGGGATAGCGGTGACCGACAACATCAACAACTTCAGTCCCGGTTGCGACGCAGTGCTCGACGGGGCTTCTTTTGAAAAAATACCTGCCTTTGTACAGCAGGCGAAAGACGCGGTCAAGGTGATCCACATGTCGTTCGCCATTTCGTTGGCCTATAATGTCGCAGGACTTTCGTTCGCAGTGCAGGGTATGCTCTCTCCGCTGATTGCGGCTATCCTGATGCCTGTGAGCACGGTAACGATTATCATATTTACTACGCTGTCTGTAAGAGCCTTTGCACGCAAAAACGCTTTGTTATGA
- the ccoS gene encoding cbb3-type cytochrome oxidase assembly protein CcoS, with amino-acid sequence MSILYFLIGCSILLALIFLIAFFWASKTGQHDDTYTPALRMLFDDEPADKPVPEKGDEDHV; translated from the coding sequence ATGAGTATTCTCTACTTCCTCATCGGCTGCAGCATACTGCTGGCGCTGATTTTTCTGATCGCTTTTTTCTGGGCCAGCAAAACTGGTCAGCACGACGATACGTACACCCCTGCCCTGCGCATGCTGTTTGACGACGAACCGGCCGATAAGCCGGTTCCGGAAAAAGGTGATGAAGATCACGTTTAA
- the ccoN gene encoding cytochrome-c oxidase, cbb3-type subunit I yields MTEKFYYDNKIVRDFAIATIVWGIIGMTVGLLIALQLVKPELNMGSQYTTFGRIRPLHTNAVIFAFVGNAIFMGVYYSLQRLLKARMFSDVLSKIHFWGWQLIIVSAVITLPLGLSSSHEYAELEWPIDIAITLIWVVFGVNMFGTIIKRREQHMYVAIWFYIATFVTVAVLHIVNSFQLPISAFKSYYLFSGVQDALVQWWYGHNAVAFFLTTPYLGMMYYFLPKMANRPVYSYKLSILHFWSLIFIYIWAGPHHLLYTSLPSWAQSLGVAFSIMLIAPSWGGMINGLLTLRGAWDKVREDATLKFMVVGLTAYGMATFEGPMLSLKQINAIAHFTDWIVAHVHVGALGWNGFLTFGILYWLIPRIYRTQLYSKKLASFHFWIGTLGIIFYAVPLYFAGFTQGLMWKEFTEEGMLRYPNFLETVLQIIPMYILRAVGGVLYLTGVIVMTYNLIKTVKAGNLVENEAAEALPLPEKYEPVGSDRKPHRLLERKPMVFLVLSLVVILIGGMIEMVPTFTINSNVATISSVKPYSALELQGRDLYIKEGCVNCHTQMIRPFRSETERYGEYSKAGEFVYDHPFLWGSKRTGPDLAREGGKYSNAWHYNHLVDPQTMSPGSIMPPYEWLAEQQLDTTNTRSKISAMRTLGVPYEAGYESKANAELDKQAQDIAADLKANKIDVKSDREIIAIIAYLQRLGTDIKAK; encoded by the coding sequence ATGACTGAAAAATTTTACTACGACAACAAGATCGTGAGAGACTTTGCCATCGCCACCATAGTGTGGGGAATTATCGGCATGACTGTGGGGTTGCTTATAGCATTGCAGCTCGTTAAGCCCGAACTCAATATGGGATCGCAGTACACTACCTTCGGACGGATAAGGCCGCTGCATACCAATGCGGTGATCTTCGCCTTTGTGGGGAACGCCATTTTTATGGGGGTATATTATTCGCTTCAGCGCTTGCTTAAAGCGCGGATGTTTAGTGATGTGCTCAGCAAGATTCACTTTTGGGGATGGCAGCTTATTATTGTATCTGCTGTAATTACCCTTCCGCTCGGACTGAGTTCTTCGCACGAATATGCGGAACTGGAATGGCCCATAGATATCGCCATTACGCTGATCTGGGTGGTTTTTGGGGTAAACATGTTCGGGACGATCATCAAACGCCGGGAACAGCATATGTATGTGGCCATATGGTTTTACATCGCTACGTTCGTTACGGTTGCTGTTCTCCATATTGTCAATTCGTTCCAGTTGCCCATCTCAGCTTTCAAAAGCTATTACCTTTTTTCAGGGGTACAGGATGCGCTGGTGCAATGGTGGTACGGGCACAACGCAGTAGCTTTTTTCCTGACTACACCATACCTGGGTATGATGTATTATTTCTTGCCTAAAATGGCCAACAGGCCTGTGTACTCGTACAAACTGAGTATCCTGCACTTCTGGTCGCTCATTTTCATTTACATCTGGGCTGGTCCGCACCACCTGCTGTATACTTCGCTTCCATCCTGGGCGCAATCGCTCGGCGTGGCCTTTTCTATCATGCTTATTGCACCAAGCTGGGGTGGTATGATCAATGGTTTGCTTACGCTTCGCGGCGCATGGGATAAGGTAAGGGAAGATGCCACGCTGAAGTTTATGGTGGTGGGATTAACAGCATACGGCATGGCTACGTTTGAAGGCCCTATGCTTTCGTTGAAGCAGATCAACGCCATTGCCCACTTTACCGACTGGATTGTGGCCCACGTACACGTAGGCGCACTTGGATGGAATGGTTTCCTGACCTTCGGTATCCTGTACTGGCTGATACCAAGAATTTACAGAACGCAGCTGTACTCTAAGAAGCTGGCTTCTTTCCACTTCTGGATAGGTACGCTGGGAATTATATTTTACGCAGTGCCGCTGTACTTTGCGGGCTTTACCCAAGGCCTGATGTGGAAAGAATTTACCGAGGAAGGTATGCTGAGATACCCGAACTTCCTGGAGACTGTACTGCAGATCATACCAATGTATATCCTCAGGGCTGTGGGCGGTGTGCTTTACCTGACCGGTGTTATTGTGATGACCTACAACCTGATCAAAACGGTGAAGGCTGGTAACCTGGTGGAAAATGAAGCTGCTGAAGCGCTTCCGCTTCCGGAGAAATACGAGCCGGTGGGCAGCGACCGCAAACCGCATCGCTTGTTGGAGCGTAAGCCTATGGTATTCCTGGTGCTGTCGCTGGTCGTGATCCTGATTGGCGGTATGATAGAGATGGTTCCGACGTTTACGATCAATTCCAATGTGGCCACCATCAGCAGTGTAAAACCCTATTCTGCGCTGGAACTCCAGGGTCGCGACCTGTATATCAAAGAAGGTTGTGTGAACTGCCATACGCAAATGATCCGCCCGTTCCGCTCGGAGACGGAACGTTACGGGGAATACAGCAAGGCCGGGGAATTTGTCTATGATCACCCTTTCCTTTGGGGATCTAAGCGTACGGGACCCGATCTGGCGAGAGAAGGCGGTAAATATTCGAATGCGTGGCACTATAACCACCTTGTAGACCCTCAAACCATGTCGCCGGGCAGCATTATGCCGCCATACGAATGGCTGGCAGAACAGCAACTGGACACCACGAACACCAGGTCCAAGATCAGTGCAATGAGAACCCTCGGCGTGCCTTACGAGGCGGGATACGAATCGAAGGCCAATGCTGAACTGGACAAGCAGGCGCAGGATATTGCGGCAGATCTGAAAGCGAATAAGATCGATGTAAAAAGCGACCGTGAGATCATTGCGATCATAGCATACCTGCAGCGGTTGGGAACTGATATTAAAGCCAAATAA